Proteins co-encoded in one Sulfurimonas sp. HSL1-2 genomic window:
- a CDS encoding cytochrome c biogenesis protein ResB, translated as MKYLLSIIGSMKTMAVLMMVFAVSVGYATFVENDFGTPTAKAMIYNARWFEVLLGVLAFNLVLNIIRFKMWRKGKGLVFLFHFAFLVILFGAAVTRYVGYEGMMHIREGETEDKITSSSSYLKIVYDDNGNVGEYKQRLYLSKLGGNDVDTAFDVAGKHVSVKLLEYIPTTPFTAS; from the coding sequence ATGAAATACCTCCTCTCCATTATCGGCTCCATGAAAACCATGGCCGTGCTTATGATGGTCTTTGCCGTCTCGGTCGGATACGCGACCTTTGTCGAAAATGATTTCGGTACACCGACGGCAAAGGCGATGATCTACAACGCCCGCTGGTTCGAGGTGCTGCTGGGCGTCCTGGCATTCAACCTCGTACTCAATATTATCCGCTTCAAGATGTGGAGGAAGGGCAAAGGGCTGGTGTTCCTGTTCCACTTCGCCTTCCTTGTCATCCTCTTCGGTGCGGCGGTCACCCGCTACGTCGGTTACGAGGGGATGATGCACATCCGTGAGGGGGAGACGGAGGACAAGATCACCAGCTCCTCAAGCTACCTCAAGATTGTCTATGACGACAACGGCAACGTCGGCGAGTACAAGCAGCGCCTCTACCTCTCCAAGCTCGGCGGCAACGACGTCGATACGGCTTTTGACGTCGCCGGCAAGCATGTCAGCGTCAAGCTGCTCGAATACATCCCGACGACGCCGTTTACAGCGTCGTAG
- the ccsA gene encoding cytochrome c biogenesis protein CcsA yields the protein MMITGGGAPDQIQLSLGEQYENEKLIIDFDSGKPLHDGKPVVRLYMEGDSLKMANGFPMTYLKMDDQSSGAVAPSLENNASTRTLYTTENGANFVVRSFLAKGKKTVVSQEAKKSGPMMRSATQDAMRLQFSDGSETKEVVIMGTSGQVGVPEPLTLSGIPMSVSYGAELIRLPFALKLTDFELDRYPGSQSPMSYASEVVLIDKEQNIEMPYRIFMNHVLDHRNYRFFQSSYDRDEKGTVLSVNHDPGTLPTYIGYFLLAVGMFGALFAKGGRFRQLGKIAKRAAEAKEKLAAAFVAALLIAFAPQNAKADTNPMIKEITSFDRTHADMFGALVVQDSNGRMKPVDTLSTEILHKINRGDTILGLNPNQILLSMMLMPEAWRDIKMIRSDKLVNKELGIDAGEKTLAFNQFFEYPEELAGYKLNKYVEEAIRKAPGKRDKFDKAVIKVDERVNVAYMVYTGALLRLWPDAADTNHKWVATIDAINGFTPQESMVVRYLAAQYFSAIDDAVKSGDWGKADAALAQITEHQKKAGALVYPDESKMKLEIWYNHANIFERLWPLYFLVGFVLLVFAFAHIINPRVKLGLFAKGAYGLLVLFFLAHTVGLAIRWYISGHAPWSNGYESMIYIGWASVLAGFIFSKNSPITLAATSILAGLILFVAHLNWMDPQVTNLVPVLQSYWLSIHVSMITGSYGFLGLGALLGFITLILFMFNSGKRSKSISLSIRELNAINEMSLMVGLATLTVGNFLGGVWANESWGRYWGWDPKETWALVTILVYAVVIHLRFIKKIYTPYLFSVISLLAFTSVLMTYFGVNYYLAGMHSYAKGDPVPIPDFVPVTYAIVFAVIALAARHRKLAPLDAE from the coding sequence ATGATGATCACGGGCGGCGGTGCTCCCGACCAGATCCAGCTCTCCCTGGGCGAACAGTACGAAAACGAGAAACTCATCATCGATTTCGACTCCGGCAAGCCGCTGCATGACGGCAAACCGGTGGTCCGCCTTTATATGGAAGGCGACAGCCTCAAGATGGCGAACGGTTTCCCGATGACCTACCTCAAGATGGATGACCAGAGCAGCGGCGCGGTCGCCCCGTCCCTGGAGAACAACGCGTCGACGCGCACGCTCTATACGACGGAGAACGGCGCGAACTTCGTCGTCCGCAGCTTCCTGGCCAAAGGGAAGAAGACCGTCGTCTCCCAGGAGGCGAAAAAGAGCGGCCCGATGATGCGCAGCGCCACGCAGGACGCGATGCGCCTGCAGTTCAGCGACGGCAGCGAAACCAAAGAGGTCGTGATCATGGGTACGTCCGGCCAGGTCGGCGTCCCGGAGCCGCTGACGCTCTCGGGCATCCCGATGTCGGTCAGCTACGGCGCCGAACTGATCCGCCTGCCGTTCGCCCTGAAACTGACGGACTTCGAACTCGACCGCTACCCGGGGTCACAGTCGCCGATGTCCTATGCGAGCGAGGTCGTCCTGATCGACAAGGAGCAGAACATCGAAATGCCTTACCGCATCTTTATGAACCACGTACTTGACCACCGCAACTACCGTTTCTTCCAGTCCTCGTACGACCGCGACGAGAAGGGAACCGTCCTCTCCGTCAACCATGACCCGGGAACCCTGCCGACCTATATCGGCTACTTCCTGCTGGCCGTGGGGATGTTCGGTGCGCTCTTTGCCAAAGGAGGGCGTTTCCGTCAGCTGGGCAAGATCGCCAAGCGTGCCGCCGAAGCGAAAGAGAAGCTTGCCGCCGCCTTCGTCGCGGCGCTGCTGATCGCGTTCGCCCCGCAAAACGCCAAGGCCGATACGAACCCGATGATCAAGGAGATCACCTCCTTTGACCGTACCCATGCCGATATGTTCGGGGCGCTGGTCGTCCAGGACAGCAACGGGCGGATGAAGCCGGTGGACACGCTCAGTACGGAGATCCTGCACAAGATCAACCGCGGCGACACCATTCTGGGCCTCAATCCCAACCAGATCCTGCTGTCGATGATGCTGATGCCCGAAGCGTGGCGCGACATCAAGATGATCCGCAGCGACAAGCTCGTCAACAAGGAGCTGGGAATCGACGCCGGTGAGAAAACGCTCGCCTTCAACCAGTTCTTCGAATACCCCGAGGAGCTGGCCGGCTACAAACTCAACAAGTACGTCGAAGAGGCGATCCGCAAGGCCCCGGGCAAACGCGACAAGTTCGACAAGGCCGTCATCAAGGTCGACGAACGCGTGAACGTCGCCTATATGGTCTATACGGGTGCGCTGCTGCGCCTCTGGCCGGATGCGGCGGACACGAACCATAAATGGGTGGCCACCATCGATGCGATCAACGGCTTCACGCCGCAGGAGAGCATGGTGGTCCGCTACCTCGCGGCGCAGTACTTCTCTGCCATCGACGACGCGGTCAAAAGCGGCGACTGGGGCAAGGCGGACGCCGCCCTGGCACAGATCACCGAGCACCAGAAAAAGGCGGGTGCGCTCGTTTACCCGGATGAGAGCAAGATGAAGCTGGAGATCTGGTACAACCACGCCAACATCTTCGAGCGCCTCTGGCCGCTCTACTTCCTCGTCGGTTTCGTGCTGCTGGTCTTCGCGTTCGCGCACATCATCAACCCGCGTGTCAAGCTGGGCCTCTTTGCCAAAGGGGCCTACGGTCTGCTGGTACTCTTTTTCCTCGCCCATACGGTCGGCCTGGCGATCCGCTGGTACATCTCCGGGCATGCGCCGTGGTCCAACGGCTACGAGTCGATGATCTATATCGGCTGGGCGTCGGTGCTGGCGGGCTTCATCTTCTCGAAGAATTCGCCGATTACCCTTGCGGCAACCTCCATCCTGGCCGGGCTGATCCTCTTCGTCGCCCACCTCAACTGGATGGACCCGCAGGTGACGAACCTCGTCCCGGTCCTGCAGTCGTACTGGCTGAGCATCCACGTTTCCATGATTACCGGCAGCTACGGCTTCCTGGGGCTGGGGGCACTGCTGGGCTTCATTACGCTGATCCTTTTCATGTTCAACTCGGGCAAACGCTCCAAGAGCATCTCGCTCTCCATCAGGGAACTCAATGCCATCAACGAGATGAGCCTGATGGTCGGTCTGGCGACGCTGACGGTCGGGAACTTCCTCGGCGGTGTCTGGGCCAACGAGAGCTGGGGCCGCTACTGGGGCTGGGACCCGAAAGAGACCTGGGCGCTGGTGACGATCCTTGTCTACGCGGTCGTTATCCACCTGCGCTTTATCAAGAAGATCTATACGCCGTACCTCTTCAGCGTCATTTCGCTGCTTGCGTTTACATCGGTCCTGATGACCTATTTCGGCGTCAACTACTACCTGGCGGGGATGCACTCCTACGCCAAAGGCGACCCGGTGCCGATCCCGGATTTCGTTCCGGTGACCTACGCGATCGTCTTCGCGGTCATTGCACTGGCGGCCCGCCACCGCAAGCTGGCGCCGCTGGATGCGGAGTAG
- a CDS encoding FAD-dependent oxidoreductase: MARVAIIGGGIAGATAALTLGRLGLDVTLFEKGESLVSGPPFCHLHAGGNLYREISDEQCVTLLRQSIDLLRFYPYAVDFRPTVIAVPHTDSGAPEALYPRLRRLQDEYRRFIAEDGRNRVLGDPETYFRVYDRESVEALRTREPVEMPRTPDEWMIPVAREVDLSTVKFPLIMVQEYGLNLFRLGAGATLSLQGLGNCDLRLETNVTAVQQTGDGRGFLITAASGGQSETQRFDYLVNAAGFRTGEIDDMLGFKRERMVEFKAAYVTQWKEADVWPEVIFHGERGTPNGMAQFTPYPCGLIQLHGMTNDITLFDEGLVGSTPSSAQPPLSERFIEMIDREWEWSCVEKRSRRAIEHMARYIPAFISAEVASKPLFGAQQIPGDDPTLRAADVSFVGERYARCEVVKASSVLSMSDAIAARLAALGYVAPPVHGIRRFQERPAPSEAQIQSEASSICVARSYPSCLSRRTVRGDIPAG, from the coding sequence GTGGCTAGGGTCGCGATCATCGGCGGCGGTATCGCCGGGGCGACGGCGGCACTGACCCTCGGCCGTCTCGGCCTGGACGTCACCCTCTTCGAGAAGGGGGAGAGCCTCGTCTCCGGCCCGCCCTTTTGCCACCTGCACGCCGGCGGCAATCTCTACCGCGAGATCTCCGACGAACAGTGCGTCACCCTGCTGCGCCAGTCCATCGACCTGCTGCGATTCTACCCCTACGCCGTCGACTTCCGCCCCACCGTCATCGCCGTCCCCCATACCGACTCGGGCGCACCCGAAGCGCTCTATCCCCGGCTGCGCAGACTCCAGGATGAATACCGCCGCTTCATCGCCGAGGACGGACGCAACCGCGTCCTGGGCGACCCGGAGACCTACTTCCGCGTCTACGACCGCGAAAGCGTCGAAGCGCTCCGCACACGCGAACCGGTCGAAATGCCGCGGACGCCCGACGAGTGGATGATCCCCGTCGCCCGCGAGGTCGACCTCTCCACGGTCAAATTCCCGCTCATCATGGTCCAGGAGTACGGCCTCAACCTTTTCCGCCTCGGTGCGGGCGCCACGCTGTCGCTGCAGGGCCTCGGCAACTGCGACCTCCGGCTCGAAACAAACGTGACGGCGGTACAGCAGACCGGGGACGGCAGAGGCTTTCTCATTACCGCCGCTTCCGGCGGACAGAGCGAGACGCAGCGCTTCGACTACCTCGTCAATGCCGCCGGCTTCCGCACCGGGGAGATCGACGACATGCTGGGGTTCAAGCGCGAGCGGATGGTCGAGTTCAAAGCGGCCTACGTCACCCAGTGGAAAGAGGCGGACGTCTGGCCCGAGGTGATCTTCCACGGCGAGCGCGGCACCCCCAACGGCATGGCCCAGTTCACCCCCTACCCCTGCGGGCTGATCCAGCTGCACGGCATGACGAACGACATCACCCTCTTTGACGAGGGGCTCGTCGGCAGCACGCCGTCGAGTGCACAGCCGCCGCTCTCCGAGCGCTTCATCGAGATGATCGACCGGGAGTGGGAGTGGTCCTGCGTCGAAAAGCGCAGCCGCCGCGCCATCGAACACATGGCCCGCTACATTCCCGCCTTCATCAGCGCCGAGGTCGCGTCCAAACCGCTCTTCGGCGCCCAGCAGATCCCCGGCGACGACCCGACCCTGCGCGCCGCAGACGTCTCCTTCGTCGGCGAACGCTACGCCCGCTGCGAGGTTGTCAAAGCCTCCTCGGTGCTCAGCATGAGCGACGCCATTGCCGCCCGGCTCGCGGCACTCGGCTATGTCGCCCCGCCGGTGCATGGCATACGCCGTTTTCAGGAGCGCCCGGCCCCGTCCGAGGCGCAGATCCAGTCCGAGGCCTCCTCCATCTGCGTGGCGCGTTCCTACCCCTCCTGCCTCTCCCGCCGCACGGTACGCGGCGATATTCCCGCCGGCTGA
- the polA gene encoding DNA polymerase I, with the protein MSKTITVIDTFGFFFRSFYALPPLTNKEGFPTGLLTGFVNFIDRLHQDHSSDYIVFALDAKGPTFRNEIDPEYKAHRPPPPDELKAQLPIAIEWIEKMGFKTLMQSGFEADDMIASITKKAVEAGMIVRIVSHDKDLYQLIDDDRVVLVDAIKRKDVNETECLEKYGIRPEQFTDYQALLGDSADNVPGVKGIGKVTAQKLLNEYETLENVYANIDEVKPAGVQKKLRENEANAWMSKKLVTLRDDLFETVEWHEFDMDDRNPFVPIVPELLRYEMHGIIRKLKAKKLIGEEEIAAESAVQTEECPLPANAGFTAKLVTDEAELAALTGAITAETLVAFDTETTGLDYLDDTLVGFSFCLNDEEAYYVPVAHSYLGVPQQVGKAAAEAALRQIFSGRVVGHNLKFDLHFVNHYLEGFEPSLYADTMIMAWLAAPESALSLDKLAQSHLNHTMISFKETVKKGENFSGVDLADACGYAAEDAWATFRLYAKLSELLKLQGGEHLLEEAAEVEFPFSLTLTAMEEAGIKVDTKVLATFLEEAKTRLSELTQSIYELTGSEFNINSTKQLGEVLFEKLELPAAKKTKTGYSTDEKVLSSLLEAHPVIEKLLEYRELHKLVSTYLDPLLQLGAQRPDGRIHTSYVQTGTATGRLSSKNPNLQNIPTRTPLGARIREAFVAEPGKKLIGIDYSQIELRLLAHFSEDPTLIDAFKNDRDIHLSTATALFGEEEAPKKRGIAKTVNFGLLYGMGQKKLSDTLKIPTKEARDIITRYFETFPTVKSYFASIVERSKEQGYVETLLGRRRYFDYDKATPMLKAAYERESVNTVFQGSAADLIKMAMNRIDDVIKKERLPATMLLQIHDELIFEVDAAQADALGARFQSIMEEIFPLHIPLRASLNIGAHWGELK; encoded by the coding sequence ATGTCCAAGACCATCACCGTTATCGATACCTTCGGCTTCTTCTTCCGCAGCTTCTATGCGCTGCCGCCGCTCACGAACAAAGAGGGATTCCCGACCGGGCTGCTGACCGGCTTCGTCAATTTCATCGACCGCCTGCACCAGGACCACTCCAGCGACTACATCGTTTTCGCCCTCGACGCGAAGGGGCCGACTTTCAGGAACGAGATCGACCCCGAGTACAAGGCGCACCGTCCGCCGCCGCCCGACGAGCTCAAGGCGCAGCTCCCCATCGCCATCGAGTGGATCGAGAAGATGGGCTTCAAGACCCTGATGCAGAGCGGGTTCGAAGCCGACGACATGATCGCCTCCATCACGAAAAAGGCGGTCGAGGCGGGGATGATCGTGCGGATCGTCTCGCACGACAAGGACCTCTACCAGCTCATCGACGACGACCGCGTCGTCCTCGTCGACGCCATCAAACGCAAGGACGTCAACGAAACGGAGTGCCTGGAGAAGTACGGCATCCGACCCGAGCAGTTCACCGACTACCAGGCGCTGCTCGGCGACAGCGCCGACAACGTGCCGGGGGTCAAGGGGATCGGAAAAGTGACGGCGCAGAAGCTGCTCAACGAGTACGAGACCCTCGAAAACGTCTATGCGAACATCGACGAGGTCAAACCGGCCGGCGTGCAGAAGAAACTGCGCGAAAACGAAGCGAACGCCTGGATGTCCAAAAAGCTTGTCACCCTGCGCGACGACCTCTTCGAGACGGTGGAGTGGCACGAATTCGACATGGATGACCGCAACCCCTTCGTGCCGATCGTGCCGGAGCTGCTGCGCTACGAGATGCACGGGATCATCCGGAAGCTCAAGGCGAAGAAGCTGATCGGCGAGGAGGAGATCGCCGCCGAGAGCGCCGTGCAGACCGAGGAGTGCCCGCTGCCGGCCAATGCGGGTTTCACCGCGAAACTGGTCACCGACGAAGCGGAACTCGCCGCGCTCACCGGCGCGATCACCGCAGAGACCCTTGTCGCTTTCGATACGGAGACGACGGGACTGGATTACCTCGACGATACCCTGGTCGGTTTCAGCTTCTGCCTCAATGACGAGGAGGCCTACTACGTCCCCGTCGCGCACAGCTACCTCGGCGTACCGCAGCAGGTCGGCAAAGCCGCGGCCGAAGCGGCGCTGCGGCAGATCTTTTCGGGGCGGGTTGTCGGGCATAACCTCAAATTCGACCTCCACTTCGTCAACCACTACCTGGAGGGGTTTGAACCCTCACTTTATGCCGATACGATGATCATGGCATGGCTCGCCGCCCCCGAGAGCGCGCTCTCCCTGGACAAGCTGGCGCAGTCGCACCTGAACCATACGATGATCAGCTTCAAGGAGACGGTCAAGAAGGGGGAGAATTTTTCCGGGGTGGATCTCGCCGATGCCTGCGGGTACGCCGCGGAGGATGCCTGGGCGACCTTCAGGCTCTACGCCAAACTCTCGGAACTGCTGAAACTGCAGGGCGGCGAACACCTGCTCGAAGAGGCCGCGGAGGTGGAGTTCCCCTTCTCCCTGACGCTGACCGCGATGGAAGAGGCGGGGATCAAGGTCGATACAAAGGTGCTTGCGACCTTCCTGGAGGAGGCGAAAACGCGCCTTTCCGAGCTGACGCAGAGCATCTACGAGCTGACCGGCAGCGAGTTCAACATCAACTCCACGAAGCAGCTCGGCGAAGTGCTCTTCGAGAAGCTGGAACTGCCGGCCGCCAAGAAGACGAAGACGGGCTATTCGACGGACGAGAAGGTGCTGAGCTCTTTGCTGGAGGCGCACCCGGTTATCGAGAAACTGCTCGAATACCGCGAACTGCACAAGCTCGTTTCCACCTACCTCGACCCGCTTTTGCAGCTGGGCGCGCAGCGTCCCGACGGGCGCATCCACACCTCCTACGTGCAGACGGGGACGGCGACGGGGCGGCTCAGCTCGAAAAACCCGAACCTGCAGAACATCCCGACCCGTACCCCGCTGGGCGCGCGCATCCGCGAGGCCTTCGTCGCCGAACCGGGCAAAAAGCTCATCGGCATCGACTATTCGCAGATCGAGCTGCGGCTGCTGGCGCACTTCAGCGAGGACCCGACCCTCATTGACGCTTTCAAAAATGACAGGGATATCCACCTGAGCACGGCGACGGCGCTGTTCGGTGAGGAGGAGGCGCCGAAGAAGCGCGGCATTGCCAAGACCGTCAACTTCGGGCTGCTCTACGGGATGGGGCAGAAGAAGCTCTCCGACACGCTGAAAATTCCGACGAAGGAGGCGCGCGACATCATCACCCGCTACTTCGAGACCTTCCCGACGGTCAAATCCTACTTCGCCTCCATCGTCGAGCGCTCCAAGGAGCAGGGGTACGTCGAGACCCTGCTGGGGCGTCGCCGCTACTTCGACTACGACAAGGCGACCCCGATGCTCAAGGCCGCCTACGAGCGCGAATCGGTCAATACGGTCTTCCAGGGCTCTGCGGCCGACCTGATCAAGATGGCGATGAATCGCATCGACGATGTGATAAAAAAGGAACGCCTCCCCGCTACCATGCTGCTGCAGATTCACGACGAACTGATCTTCGAGGTGGATGCGGCGCAGGCCGATGCGCTGGGGGCACGTTTCCAGTCCATCATGGAAGAGATCTTCCCCCTCCACATCCCCCTGCGGGCGTCGCTGAACATCGGCGCGCACTGGGGCGAACTGAAATAG
- a CDS encoding pyrimidine dimer DNA glycosylase/endonuclease V encodes MRLWSLHPKYLDAKGLVALWREALLAQNVLLGKTKGYRNHPQLIRFKQCADPAAAIACYLGFVADEADSRGYRFDRKKIAKYTACDALPVTQGQLAYEWTHLLNKLERRDPERYNTLVSLQGMKPHPLFTVVEGHVETWEVVR; translated from the coding sequence ATGAGACTCTGGTCACTCCACCCCAAATACCTCGACGCCAAAGGATTGGTGGCGCTGTGGCGCGAAGCGCTGCTGGCGCAGAACGTGTTGCTCGGCAAGACAAAGGGGTACAGGAACCATCCGCAGCTGATCCGTTTCAAGCAGTGTGCCGACCCCGCGGCGGCCATCGCCTGCTATCTCGGTTTCGTGGCGGACGAGGCGGACAGCAGAGGCTACAGGTTCGACAGGAAAAAAATTGCGAAATACACTGCATGCGATGCACTGCCGGTCACCCAGGGCCAGCTTGCCTACGAATGGACCCACCTGCTGAACAAACTGGAACGCCGCGACCCGGAGCGGTACAACACGCTCGTTTCGTTACAGGGTATGAAGCCCCATCCGCTCTTTACCGTAGTTGAGGGGCATGTGGAGACGTGGGAGGTCGTCCGCTGA
- a CDS encoding phosphoglycolate phosphatase — MFRTKELILFDFDGTLIDSVPDLAAAINHMLSGLGKPAFEESLVRGWVGNGARTLVERALHAAYGEQDYPAPGAVDAALDVFMQHYAENLAVHTAAFPHVPEVLRQLHAQGYRLAIITNKPYAFIEPILQSMGMDTLFELTLGGDSLPQKKPDPQPLLHACETLGVAPDNCIMVGDSKNDILAAKAAGMQSIGVGYGYNYDEAISAYDPDLVCETFCALAMPFGVSCG; from the coding sequence ATGTTCAGAACTAAAGAGCTGATTCTCTTCGATTTTGACGGTACCCTTATCGACAGTGTCCCGGATCTCGCGGCGGCGATCAACCACATGCTTTCCGGGTTGGGAAAACCCGCCTTTGAAGAGTCACTTGTCCGCGGCTGGGTCGGCAACGGCGCACGCACCCTCGTCGAGCGTGCCCTGCATGCCGCCTACGGCGAGCAGGATTACCCTGCCCCTGGTGCCGTCGACGCGGCACTGGACGTTTTCATGCAGCACTATGCCGAGAACCTGGCTGTCCATACCGCCGCCTTCCCCCATGTGCCCGAAGTGCTACGACAGCTGCATGCGCAAGGCTACCGCCTGGCCATCATTACCAACAAACCCTACGCGTTCATAGAACCCATCTTGCAAAGCATGGGCATGGACACGCTTTTCGAACTCACCCTCGGCGGCGACTCGCTGCCGCAGAAGAAACCCGATCCCCAGCCCCTGCTGCACGCCTGCGAAACCCTCGGGGTCGCCCCGGACAACTGCATCATGGTCGGCGACTCGAAAAACGACATCCTCGCCGCCAAAGCGGCGGGGATGCAGAGCATCGGCGTCGGCTACGGCTACAACTACGACGAAGCCATCAGCGCCTATGACCCGGACCTGGTCTGCGAAACCTTCTGCGCCCTCGCCATGCCGTTCGGAGTCTCCTGTGGCTAG
- a CDS encoding cupin domain-containing protein, whose translation MRTFAFLEAPRFGEGVIAEKILESPFSKEIRICMGKGNIMREHSAPGPITVMVLVGCVTVTSGSDTADLLRGQIVCFEAHVPHSLEARTDSVIRLTLSKNDALARVINLTKA comes from the coding sequence ATGCGCACGTTCGCATTTCTTGAAGCGCCGCGTTTCGGAGAAGGGGTCATCGCCGAAAAGATACTCGAAAGCCCTTTCTCCAAGGAGATCCGCATCTGTATGGGCAAGGGGAACATCATGAGGGAGCACTCCGCGCCCGGTCCTATCACCGTCATGGTGCTTGTAGGATGCGTCACCGTCACGTCCGGCAGCGATACAGCCGACCTGCTTCGCGGACAGATCGTCTGTTTTGAGGCCCATGTCCCCCACTCCCTTGAGGCCCGCACGGATAGTGTCATCCGGCTTACGCTCTCGAAAAACGATGCCCTTGCACGCGTCATCAACCTGACGAAGGCGTGA
- a CDS encoding hemerythrin family protein: MIAIAELPSIAFEEMNTVHAEEVEQLNHIETLLDTGAQETALSAALEALFFHTREHFANEEQLMREVGFPAYEMHKAEHDRALNEFQLVMMEWRNREDDEIIRNYICVDTPLWLQQHIATMDTVTANFIAMIKAH; this comes from the coding sequence ATGATCGCCATTGCCGAACTCCCCAGCATCGCCTTTGAGGAGATGAACACCGTCCATGCCGAAGAGGTCGAACAGCTCAACCATATCGAAACGCTGCTCGACACCGGCGCCCAGGAGACGGCCCTCTCCGCCGCACTCGAGGCGCTTTTCTTCCATACGCGTGAACACTTTGCCAACGAAGAGCAGCTGATGCGCGAAGTCGGCTTCCCCGCCTATGAGATGCACAAAGCCGAACACGACCGTGCGCTGAACGAATTCCAGCTCGTGATGATGGAGTGGCGCAACCGGGAAGACGATGAAATCATCCGCAACTACATCTGCGTCGACACCCCGCTATGGCTGCAGCAGCATATCGCGACCATGGATACGGTGACGGCAAACTTTATCGCCATGATCAAAGCGCACTGA
- a CDS encoding sodium:calcium antiporter — protein sequence MIQPESWPPIYLYIAFVAAALVVGWFGIKMTTTARDLAHETGMGEALMGALFIGASTSLSGLTTSVTAAASGFAELAVSNSLGGIAAQTVFLAFADIAYRRANLEHAAASAENLFMTALLMTLLSIHMVGIAVPDISFWSVHPVTLLLLAAYLLGIQLLARTHTMPMWLPRKTRDTPAEKQRPASHRPKGMTGLWVRFLIYSSVVAAAGWFLAQLAVPIVQNSGLSYGIVGGIFTAVSTSIPELVVAVTAVRMGALNLAVGDIIGGNAFDTLFIAASDVAYREGPIYAAVSGAEVFWLADALVMTGVVMMGLLYRQRHGPGNIGLESTMLLLLYFGGVALLGFGAV from the coding sequence GTGATACAACCAGAGTCGTGGCCGCCGATTTACCTCTATATCGCCTTTGTGGCCGCGGCGCTTGTCGTCGGCTGGTTCGGTATCAAGATGACGACGACGGCACGCGACCTCGCCCATGAAACGGGGATGGGTGAAGCGTTGATGGGGGCACTTTTTATTGGTGCGTCCACGTCGCTTTCGGGACTGACGACCTCCGTCACCGCCGCCGCATCCGGTTTTGCGGAGCTGGCCGTCAGCAACAGCCTGGGCGGCATCGCGGCCCAGACCGTTTTTCTTGCCTTTGCCGATATCGCCTACCGGCGGGCGAACCTCGAACACGCCGCCGCTTCGGCAGAAAATCTTTTCATGACGGCCCTGCTGATGACACTCCTGAGTATCCACATGGTGGGGATCGCCGTTCCCGATATCAGTTTCTGGTCGGTGCACCCCGTCACGCTGCTGCTGCTTGCAGCGTACCTGCTGGGTATCCAGCTGTTGGCGCGCACGCATACGATGCCGATGTGGCTGCCGCGAAAAACACGCGATACCCCGGCGGAGAAACAGCGCCCCGCCTCGCACAGGCCGAAGGGTATGACAGGGCTTTGGGTCCGTTTCCTCATCTACTCATCCGTCGTGGCTGCCGCGGGATGGTTCCTGGCGCAGCTTGCCGTTCCGATCGTGCAAAATTCGGGACTCTCCTACGGCATCGTCGGCGGGATTTTCACGGCTGTCTCGACCTCCATCCCCGAACTTGTCGTTGCCGTTACCGCCGTGCGTATGGGGGCGCTCAACCTCGCCGTCGGGGATATCATCGGCGGAAATGCGTTTGATACGCTCTTTATCGCGGCGTCGGATGTCGCTTACCGGGAGGGGCCGATCTACGCCGCCGTCTCCGGTGCGGAAGTGTTCTGGCTCGCGGACGCACTCGTCATGACGGGGGTGGTTATGATGGGGCTGCTCTACCGCCAGCGCCACGGGCCGGGAAACATCGGGCTTGAAAGCACGATGCTGCTGCTGCTCTATTTCGGGGGCGTGGCCCTTTTGGGATTCGGGGCGGTGTAG